The Carassius carassius chromosome 9, fCarCar2.1, whole genome shotgun sequence genome includes a region encoding these proteins:
- the LOC132148825 gene encoding ER lumen protein-retaining receptor 2-like, whose product MNIFRLTGDLSHLAAIIILLLKIWKTRSCAGISGKSQILFALVFTTRYLDLLTSFISLYNSCMKIIYIGCAYATVYLIYAKFRATYDGNHDTFRVEFLVVPVGGLAFLVNHDFSPLEILWTFSIYLESVAILPQLFMISKTGEAETITTHYLFCLGVYRTLYLFNWFWRFYFEGFFDMIAIVAGVVQTILYCDFFYLYITKVLKGKKLSLPA is encoded by the exons ATGAACATCTTTAGACTGACTGGAGATCTGTCTCATCTGGCTGCCATCATCATCCTGCTGCTCAAGATCTGGAAGACCAGGTCCTGCGCAG GTATCTCTGGGAAGAGCCAGATACTCTTTGCCTTGGTGTTCACCACACGCTACCTGGATCTCCTGACATCCTTCATTTCTCTCTACAACTCTTGCATGAAG ATTATCTATATCGGATGTGCCTATGCCACTGTCTACCTGATCTACGCAAAGTTCAGGGCAACTTATGATGGGAACCACGACACTTTCAGAGTTGAGTTTCTTGTGGTTCCTGTGGGAGGTCTCGCCTTTCTGGTCAACCACGACTTCTCTCCGTTGGAG ATTCTGTGGACCTTTTCCATCTACCTTGAGTCTGTGGCCATCCTGCCTCAGCTTTTTATGATCAGCAAGACCGGCGAGGCCGAGACCATCACCACGCACTATCTGTTCTGCCTGGGGGTCTACCGCACCCTCTACCTCTTCAACTGGTTCTGGAGGTTCTACTTTGAGGGCTTCTTTGACATGATTGCCATTGTGGCTGGGGTCGTCCAGACTATTCTCTATTGTGACTTCTTCTACCTTTACATCACAAAAG TGCTGAAAGGAAAGAAGCTGAGTCTACCAGCCTAA
- the si:ch211-139g16.8 gene encoding immunoglobulin superfamily member 6 → MNLGFFFTITFLMFSTVSGCKVDVQQSPELIREKQDQSVSIPCSVSVSSCPKSQPHISWYVFRNDSHYQLDLKAHSLKYTLEQQGLKISSLSEPDSGVYLCAAALLDVAHYGAQAIGRGTTLKVSETSLNVSQALLLTLLVLLTVYSLLVLVIIICIKIGKFDLVFKRRWSKSEKKENSAKQVLFSGVMQELAKRNLVGGKIQSHYKVSQDKSTALQNSEDLYQNLDE, encoded by the exons ATGAACTTGGGTTTCTTCTTCACCATCACCTTTCTTATGTTTAGCACAG TCAGCGGATGTAAGGTAGACGTCCAACAGTCGCCGGAGCTGATCAGAGAAAAGCAGGATCAGTCCGTGTCCATCCCATGCTCCGTCTCCGTGTCCAGCTGTCCAAAGAGCCAGCCTCACATCTCTTGGTATGTGTTCAGGAATGACTCTCACTACCAGCTCGATTTGAAAGCCCACTCGCTGAAGTACACACTGGAGCAACAGGGCCTGAAAATCAGCTCTCTGTCAGAACCAGACTCTGGGGTTTATCTCTGTGCAGCGGCTCTGCTGGATGTGGCTCACTATGGGGCGCAGGCAATCGGACGGGGAACCACTTTAAAAGTCTCAG AGACGAGCTTAAATGTCTCTCAAGCACTGTTGTTGACATTGCTTGTCCTGCTGACTGTGTACAGCCTCCTCGTCCTGGTCATCATCATCTGCATAAAG attggAAAATTCGATTTAGTCTTTAAAAGAAGATGGAGTAAAAGTGAGAAAAAG GAGAACTCAGCTAAGCAAGTGCTTTTCAGCGGAGTGATGCAAGAACTGGCCAAGAGGAACTTAGTTGGTGGCAAAATTCAGTCGCACTACAAAGTTTCACAAGACAAG TCTACAGCTCTTCAGAATAGTGAAGATCTTTACCAAAATCTTGATGAGTGA